One region of uncultured Sulfurimonas sp. genomic DNA includes:
- the bamA gene encoding outer membrane protein assembly factor BamA: MKIFLAILLTLITTNLFAMTVKSINYDGMVHISKPVALRMLDFDIGDKVDEKTLNESIKKYFKQGYFDDVWVEFVDGNLTYHFKEKAIISKVELKGWKENDKDVLDSVVAIKKGSLYDKKKLEAAKKRIQEALAQDGKIDSVVELEEEILDNGSIKVTFIANEGEEIIIQKQDYIGVVGLDTDLFNDVIANKEKQFMGWFWGRNNGEMKLSDLAYDPLRIRDLYMQYGYLDAKVDEPFVRVNFDHYTADMSYQIEEGEVYHISGISINQVTNVIDDAKIREVISLEKGEAFNIKTFRDDAQKIKTIIADLSYAYVQVVPDLKKNKEDHTVEVVFKITPGDKVKIRNVIISGNNRTLDRIIRRELYLGPGDMYSLTDLKDSRNSLGRLGFFDGNTIEEKRIDNSSMDLVVKVKEAPTGNIQLGGGYGSYGGLLVTVAVNDRNIWGSGIDMGVQAEKSETSQNYSFNISNPRLNDSDFSGNFSVFKSFYEYNDYSVDSQGVSVGVGHRFTRFISGYLGYTFSENAYSDVASDTTIDETYFQSYSKSSVSINLKFDNTDDYYLPREGYTMSQGFEKSGLGGDADYFKSRTNFGKYIGLEDYIGFDAIFRYKARFYYAADTGYLPIADKFYMGGLGSVRGYESYSISPTKENSDGSISRVGGDQTFSNNVEMSFPLVPKAKMRLVTYLDWGFIGDDSLSEFSRGGYGMGLEWFSPVGPIQLMFSKPLGEEPGDKTTSFEFTMGQRF; this comes from the coding sequence ATGAAAATATTTTTAGCAATTTTGCTAACCTTAATAACTACAAACTTGTTTGCTATGACTGTAAAGTCTATTAATTATGATGGAATGGTTCACATTTCAAAGCCCGTTGCATTAAGAATGCTTGATTTTGACATTGGTGATAAAGTAGATGAAAAAACTCTCAATGAATCAATAAAAAAATATTTTAAACAAGGTTATTTTGATGATGTCTGGGTTGAATTTGTAGATGGAAATTTAACTTATCATTTTAAAGAAAAAGCTATCATCTCTAAGGTTGAACTTAAGGGATGGAAAGAAAACGATAAAGATGTGCTAGATAGTGTAGTTGCGATAAAAAAAGGTTCACTTTATGACAAGAAAAAGTTAGAAGCAGCAAAAAAAAGAATTCAAGAAGCTCTAGCACAAGATGGTAAGATTGACAGTGTTGTTGAATTGGAAGAAGAAATACTAGATAATGGTAGTATTAAAGTTACTTTTATTGCAAATGAAGGTGAAGAAATAATTATACAAAAGCAAGATTATATTGGTGTAGTTGGACTTGATACTGACCTTTTTAATGATGTTATTGCAAATAAAGAAAAACAATTTATGGGTTGGTTTTGGGGACGTAATAATGGAGAGATGAAGCTCTCAGATTTAGCTTATGATCCACTTAGAATCCGTGACTTGTATATGCAATATGGTTACTTAGATGCTAAAGTAGATGAGCCGTTTGTAAGAGTAAACTTTGATCATTATACTGCTGATATGAGCTATCAAATAGAAGAGGGTGAAGTTTATCATATTAGTGGTATCTCTATAAATCAAGTGACAAATGTAATAGATGATGCCAAAATTCGTGAAGTGATAAGCTTAGAAAAAGGTGAAGCTTTTAATATCAAAACATTTCGTGATGATGCACAAAAAATCAAAACTATAATAGCAGATTTAAGTTATGCATATGTTCAAGTTGTTCCTGACCTTAAAAAAAATAAAGAAGACCATACTGTTGAGGTGGTTTTCAAAATCACTCCTGGTGATAAGGTAAAAATTAGAAATGTTATTATTTCTGGAAATAATAGAACTCTTGATAGAATTATTCGTCGTGAATTGTACTTAGGTCCTGGAGATATGTACTCTTTAACAGATTTGAAAGACTCTAGAAATTCTTTGGGAAGATTAGGCTTTTTTGATGGAAACACCATAGAAGAAAAGAGAATAGACAACTCTAGCATGGATCTTGTTGTAAAAGTAAAAGAAGCACCGACAGGAAATATTCAACTAGGTGGTGGATATGGAAGTTATGGTGGACTCTTGGTAACCGTAGCTGTAAATGATAGAAATATTTGGGGTTCAGGTATTGACATGGGTGTTCAGGCCGAAAAATCTGAAACGAGTCAAAACTACTCTTTTAATATTTCAAATCCAAGACTAAACGATAGTGATTTTAGTGGTAACTTCTCTGTGTTTAAATCATTTTATGAATATAATGACTATAGTGTAGATTCTCAAGGTGTAAGTGTTGGTGTTGGACATAGATTTACAAGGTTTATAAGTGGTTATTTGGGTTATACTTTTTCTGAAAATGCTTATAGTGACGTAGCTTCAGATACTACTATTGATGAGACATATTTTCAAAGCTATTCTAAAAGCTCTGTATCTATAAATCTAAAATTTGATAATACCGATGATTACTACCTTCCAAGAGAGGGATATACAATGAGTCAGGGTTTTGAAAAATCAGGACTTGGCGGAGATGCAGATTACTTTAAAAGTAGAACAAATTTTGGTAAGTATATAGGACTAGAAGATTATATTGGTTTTGATGCTATTTTTAGATATAAAGCAAGATTTTACTATGCTGCAGATACAGGATATTTACCAATTGCAGATAAATTTTATATGGGTGGACTTGGTAGTGTTAGAGGGTATGAATCTTACTCTATTTCACCAACTAAAGAAAACAGCGATGGATCTATTTCGCGTGTAGGTGGTGATCAAACATTTTCAAATAATGTAGAGATGAGTTTCCCTCTTGTTCCAAAGGCGAAAATGAGACTTGTTACTTATTTGGATTGGGGATTTATAGGCGATGATTCTTTGAGTGAATTTTCTCGTGGTGGCTATGGGATGGGACTAGAGTGGTTTTCTCCTGTTGGTCCTATTCAACTTATGTTTTCAAAACCTCTTGGCGAAGAGCCTGGGGACAAAACAACCTCTTTCGAGTTCACTATGGGACAAAGATTTTAA
- a CDS encoding Ppx/GppA phosphatase family protein, whose amino-acid sequence MAKRVAVIDIGSNSVRLVVYERTSRFAFHLLNESKSRVRLSENAYQNGGNLQALPMQRTLDALKDFLSIIASYKARKTLCVATSALRDAPNKQEFLQLIKKHLNLNIKIINGEREAYLGAIACANLLPSQKNAISIDIGGGSTEMALIDDNSVSNTLSLNLGTVRIKELFCDKKDKKGAIEYIDEKLEILNKLEASSLIGIGGTFRAISNAIMKNKKHPLNKLHAFSYSASELDDFIFAIMKANDTQLTNLGIKPERFDIIKPGALILQRVLKKLAITKVVTSGVGVREGAFLADLLRNSKDKFPQHYNISTRYILDSHITEKAISKQLNLLAKKIFDLTYKHLNIDISFRKELGIAAKLYPCGNDIHFFSKNKHSYYILQSALEYGYTHEEITLISTLCKYAKKKLPSTSHIQKYKELLPEKKLLHTLSYILSLSVSLVAHRPRNIDFELIFNDGVLQISSKDSLRLCRESVSKLDTVEDLKVIFN is encoded by the coding sequence ATGGCAAAACGTGTCGCAGTCATAGATATAGGATCAAACTCGGTTAGATTAGTAGTTTATGAGAGGACTTCTCGCTTTGCTTTTCATCTACTAAATGAATCTAAAAGCAGAGTTAGACTCTCTGAAAATGCTTATCAAAACGGTGGAAATCTTCAAGCCCTTCCCATGCAAAGAACGCTAGATGCATTAAAAGATTTTTTAAGCATCATAGCCTCATATAAAGCAAGGAAGACTCTTTGTGTAGCAACTTCCGCACTAAGAGACGCCCCAAATAAACAAGAATTTCTTCAACTAATAAAAAAACACTTAAACTTAAACATAAAAATCATAAATGGCGAAAGAGAGGCATATCTAGGTGCAATTGCCTGTGCAAATCTTCTTCCTAGTCAAAAAAATGCCATAAGCATTGATATTGGTGGCGGCTCAACAGAAATGGCGCTAATAGATGATAACAGTGTTTCAAATACTCTTTCTCTAAACTTAGGAACAGTAAGAATTAAAGAACTTTTTTGTGATAAAAAAGACAAAAAAGGTGCTATTGAATACATAGATGAAAAACTTGAGATTTTAAATAAGTTAGAAGCTTCTAGCTTAATTGGTATTGGTGGAACATTTAGAGCTATTTCAAATGCCATAATGAAAAATAAAAAGCATCCTCTAAATAAACTTCATGCATTTTCTTATAGTGCCTCAGAGTTAGATGACTTCATCTTTGCAATTATGAAAGCAAATGACACTCAACTTACAAATCTTGGTATCAAGCCTGAAAGATTTGACATTATAAAACCTGGAGCACTTATACTTCAAAGAGTATTGAAAAAACTAGCCATAACAAAGGTTGTAACAAGTGGTGTAGGAGTTAGAGAAGGTGCTTTTTTAGCAGATTTACTTAGAAATTCAAAAGATAAATTTCCACAACACTACAATATCTCTACAAGATATATATTAGACTCTCATATAACTGAAAAAGCTATTTCAAAACAACTAAACTTATTGGCTAAAAAAATATTTGACTTAACATATAAGCATCTAAATATTGATATATCTTTTCGCAAAGAGTTAGGTATAGCGGCAAAACTATACCCTTGTGGAAATGATATACACTTCTTTTCAAAAAACAAACATAGTTATTATATACTTCAAAGTGCTTTGGAGTATGGTTATACACATGAAGAAATAACTTTAATATCAACACTTTGTAAATATGCTAAGAAAAAATTGCCATCGACTTCACATATACAAAAGTATAAAGAATTATTACCAGAGAAAAAACTATTACATACTCTTAGCTATATCTTATCACTAAGTGTATCTCTTGTAGCACATAGGCCGAGAAACATCGATTTTGAATTAATATTTAATGATGGAGTATTGCAGATAAGCTCTAAAGACTCTCTTCGTTTATGTAGAGAATCTGTTAGTAAGTTAGATACAGTTGAAGATTTAAAAGTTATATTTAACTAA
- a CDS encoding HAMP domain-containing sensor histidine kinase: MFKKQSIRRNFLIQLIFASASLIFIFSSFLYLYIENSIYDEKHQELIQYAKNIANNRSIVHLDSDAPDALLGIDIEIIQVKKLNQDIDLYESTQQGQTYLTLVYPFNFDTLSYLKITKKITPTKKLLNKILRYIFIINIVGFLLVIIYAITLSKMLISPIQTISSRLSNMNEHLMRPIKVKELPEEFEQLGSTINHLIARIQNFVKYQKELFIGTAHELKTPLAVIKLKNQVTLIKKRTPEEYIEALKTTNKTIDEMNIVVSNILNIGRQEGAQLEKPVEVDVIKFLREKANDFKLLAENDAKKLHMNFEPNGFMATLQISLLNQIIQNFLQNALKFTPKEKSVTLKSSQSEFGLLIEVIDEGCGIDESIDLFAPFKRQGNKPGVGLGLFLAKSAADALGAKINIQNRKDGVEGTVSSLEINSKLSCILPKR, from the coding sequence ATGTTTAAAAAACAAAGTATTAGAAGAAATTTTTTAATCCAACTTATATTTGCTTCTGCATCTCTTATATTTATATTTTCATCTTTTTTATATCTCTATATTGAAAACTCAATTTATGATGAAAAACATCAAGAACTTATTCAATATGCTAAAAATATTGCAAATAATCGCTCTATTGTGCATCTAGATTCTGATGCTCCAGATGCACTACTTGGAATAGATATAGAAATAATTCAAGTAAAAAAGCTCAACCAAGACATTGATTTATATGAGAGCACTCAACAAGGGCAAACATACTTAACACTTGTTTATCCATTTAATTTTGACACACTTAGTTATTTAAAAATTACAAAAAAAATAACTCCTACAAAAAAACTACTAAATAAAATACTTCGTTACATATTTATCATAAATATTGTAGGTTTTTTACTTGTAATAATCTATGCAATTACACTCTCTAAAATGCTTATAAGTCCCATACAAACCATAAGTAGCAGACTCTCAAATATGAATGAACATCTGATGAGACCTATAAAAGTAAAAGAATTACCAGAAGAGTTTGAGCAACTTGGAAGCACAATAAATCATTTAATAGCAAGAATACAAAACTTTGTAAAGTACCAAAAAGAGTTGTTTATAGGTACTGCACATGAATTAAAAACACCATTAGCAGTCATAAAACTAAAAAACCAAGTTACACTCATAAAAAAAAGAACTCCAGAAGAGTATATAGAAGCTTTAAAAACTACAAATAAAACTATTGATGAGATGAATATTGTTGTTTCAAACATCTTAAATATAGGTCGTCAAGAAGGAGCACAACTTGAAAAACCTGTGGAAGTTGATGTTATTAAATTTTTACGTGAAAAAGCAAATGATTTTAAACTACTAGCTGAAAATGATGCTAAAAAACTGCACATGAATTTTGAGCCAAATGGCTTTATGGCTACTTTACAAATTTCACTTTTAAACCAAATAATACAAAACTTTTTACAAAATGCTCTAAAATTTACACCAAAAGAAAAATCCGTCACACTTAAAAGTTCTCAAAGTGAGTTTGGTCTTCTTATAGAAGTCATTGATGAGGGTTGTGGAATTGATGAGAGCATAGATTTATTTGCACCATTTAAAAGACAAGGAAATAAACCAGGTGTAGGACTAGGACTTTTTTTAGCAAAAAGTGCAGCAGATGCATTAGGTGCTAAAATAAATATACAAAACAGAAAAGATGGTGTAGAAGGTACAGTCTCTTCTCTTGAAATTAATTCAAAATTATCTTGTATTCTTCCAAAAAGATAA
- a CDS encoding YfhL family 4Fe-4S dicluster ferredoxin, with protein MALLINDECIACDACREECPTMAIEEGDPIYYIDPDRCIECVSVYDEPACISVCPVDCIVLDKDNIESIAELQFKYKNILDEE; from the coding sequence ATGGCTCTATTAATAAATGATGAATGCATTGCGTGTGATGCATGTCGAGAAGAGTGCCCAACTATGGCTATAGAAGAGGGTGACCCTATATACTATATAGATCCAGACAGATGCATAGAGTGTGTTAGCGTTTATGATGAACCAGCTTGTATTTCAGTATGTCCTGTTGATTGTATAGTTTTAGATAAAGACAATATAGAATCTATTGCAGAACTTCAATTTAAATACAAAAATATACTAGACGAAGAGTAA